Proteins co-encoded in one Gleimia hominis genomic window:
- a CDS encoding xylulokinase, with amino-acid sequence MPTDFDPKQLLAAGDTSLGIEFGSTRIKACLVAPDATPIATGVHEWENQLVDGHWSYSLKSIWSGVQAAYTSLIKQCEEKYAFKPTSYASIGVSAMMHGYLAFDANDELLVPFRTWRDTTTGPAAEQLTKVFKVNIPLRWSVAHYYQAMLDQEPHIENVSFLTTLAGYVHWKLTGEKVLGVGDASGMFPLNSDGTEYRADLIEIFNKMSTSERDIKELLPAIRTAGQSGGKLTEAGAKLLDPTGKLEAGILFAPPEGDAGTGMVATNAVKPRTGNVSVGTSIFLMAVLENPLKHLHPEIDLVTTPDGHPVAMVHCNNGADELARWVDMFREVAQLLNAPDTSADAVYAATLGAALEGEADAGGVFAFNNLAGEPVTHLDGGRPLITRSPWATLNLPNFMRAQVCSTFAALAIGLEVLETEAVQLDVLSAHGGVFRTEKVAQRLLAAATHTPITVQDSASEGGAWGMAVLAAYSAYSQNVASPQPLDEYLTDTVFASAAQETIAPSAADERGFATFLAGYRQALTIQPHAIRALPPRAL; translated from the coding sequence ATGCCAACGGATTTTGATCCTAAACAGTTGCTTGCCGCTGGGGACACGTCTTTAGGGATTGAGTTTGGTTCAACGCGGATCAAAGCGTGCCTTGTGGCCCCGGATGCAACCCCGATCGCAACGGGTGTGCACGAGTGGGAGAACCAGTTGGTCGATGGGCATTGGAGCTACTCACTCAAGAGCATCTGGTCCGGTGTGCAGGCTGCTTACACCTCGCTAATAAAGCAGTGCGAAGAAAAGTATGCATTCAAACCCACTAGTTACGCGTCAATCGGTGTTTCCGCCATGATGCATGGGTACTTGGCGTTCGACGCCAATGACGAACTTTTGGTGCCGTTTCGTACTTGGCGTGACACCACCACGGGCCCCGCTGCCGAACAACTGACTAAGGTTTTTAAAGTTAACATCCCGCTGCGCTGGTCCGTCGCCCACTACTATCAAGCGATGCTAGACCAAGAACCGCATATAGAAAATGTTTCCTTCCTAACTACCCTCGCTGGCTACGTGCACTGGAAACTAACGGGCGAAAAAGTTCTCGGGGTGGGGGATGCTTCAGGCATGTTCCCACTAAATAGTGACGGCACCGAGTACCGAGCGGACCTCATCGAAATATTTAACAAGATGAGCACCAGTGAACGAGACATTAAAGAACTACTCCCTGCAATCCGCACCGCCGGGCAATCCGGCGGGAAGTTAACTGAAGCGGGCGCGAAACTACTGGACCCAACCGGAAAACTCGAAGCGGGAATCTTATTTGCACCCCCTGAAGGCGACGCGGGTACCGGCATGGTCGCAACCAACGCGGTAAAGCCACGCACTGGAAACGTGAGTGTCGGCACCTCCATCTTCTTGATGGCTGTGTTAGAAAACCCATTGAAGCACCTGCATCCCGAAATTGACCTGGTCACTACACCAGATGGTCACCCCGTCGCGATGGTGCATTGTAATAACGGCGCGGACGAACTTGCACGGTGGGTCGATATGTTCCGTGAAGTTGCGCAGCTACTCAACGCCCCAGATACGAGTGCGGACGCCGTTTACGCAGCCACACTCGGCGCCGCACTTGAAGGTGAAGCGGATGCGGGAGGAGTGTTTGCGTTCAACAACCTCGCCGGCGAACCCGTCACCCACTTGGATGGAGGGCGGCCCCTCATCACCCGCTCCCCCTGGGCCACATTGAACCTCCCTAATTTCATGAGGGCACAGGTGTGCTCCACGTTCGCAGCTCTCGCGATTGGTTTGGAAGTGCTAGAGACGGAAGCAGTGCAACTGGACGTACTTTCCGCACACGGCGGCGTTTTCCGAACCGAAAAAGTAGCCCAGCGCCTACTCGCAGCCGCAACCCACACCCCCATAACCGTGCAAGACAGCGCGTCCGAAGGCGGGGCGTGGGGAATGGCAGTGCTCGCCGCTTACAGCGCGTACAGCCAGAACGTAGCCTCGCCCCAACCACTTGACGAATATTTAACAGACACCGTGTTTGCCTCCGCTGCGCAAGAAACAATTGCGCCGTCCGCAGCTGATGAACGTGGTTTCGCTACGTTCCTCGCCGGCTACAGGCAAGCGTTAACCATTCAACCTCATGCAATTCGGGCCCTCCCGCCACGCGCACTATAA
- a CDS encoding ABC transporter ATP-binding protein, protein MRLPIASNRSVWRGCVRLFKDYKRLMIVILVFQLAATFAIVATPWVIGHIIDLIVAGTTRSVVMNWITFVVILVVGQAILTYIGEYYARVLGETVFSKLREDLVYDLTHMPLSVVESAGTGDLVGRTTHDIDQIDFLVRRGISRILVVVITILGTYGAAFLTSPLLGLFTLVPLPLLYFIARWYLRRAVPAYRTASAQWAKISGSISETAEHASTVDALSMGRLRMRNFEAVVDELFRTKRYTSYVRGFLLAGFAIIFLSPTVLVVLVGAWASSAGLVTIGAVTTVAMYAMGLRSPLIQSVFLIDTLQSSFVSLSRIFGVGEVPADRHPSGQKPDSVQICAHDVSYEYREGKPVLHSVSLDLKPGETLAIVGPSGAGKSTLGRMLAGIHPPTSGSVTVGGVPLVDLEQEDLHKNVILVTQEHHVFTGTLRDNLTLALPDASDEQLEDALRAVDAWGWVESLGGLDTAVGASAQELTPAQAQQVALARIVLMDPHTLILDEATSLMDPTAARSLESALSRVLAGRTVIAIAHRLYTAHDADRVAVMIDGKIEELGTHEDLVARGGEYASLWHAWQHA, encoded by the coding sequence ATGAGGCTACCTATCGCATCAAACCGGTCGGTCTGGCGCGGGTGTGTGCGCTTGTTCAAAGACTACAAGCGCCTCATGATCGTGATTTTGGTGTTCCAACTGGCCGCCACGTTCGCGATTGTGGCGACCCCGTGGGTGATTGGCCACATTATTGACCTGATTGTGGCGGGCACAACCCGCAGCGTTGTGATGAACTGGATTACGTTCGTGGTGATCCTGGTGGTTGGGCAAGCGATCTTGACGTACATCGGGGAGTATTACGCGCGCGTGCTGGGGGAAACCGTGTTTTCTAAGTTGCGTGAGGACCTGGTGTACGACCTCACGCACATGCCCCTGTCCGTGGTCGAATCAGCTGGGACGGGTGACCTGGTGGGCCGCACGACGCACGACATTGACCAAATCGATTTCTTGGTGCGGCGGGGGATATCGCGGATCCTGGTGGTAGTAATAACTATTTTGGGGACGTACGGGGCAGCGTTTTTGACGTCCCCGCTGCTGGGGTTGTTCACGCTCGTGCCGTTGCCGCTGCTGTACTTTATTGCCCGCTGGTATTTGCGCCGGGCAGTGCCGGCGTACCGGACGGCGTCGGCGCAGTGGGCGAAGATTTCGGGGTCGATTTCGGAAACAGCTGAGCACGCGTCTACGGTCGATGCGCTGTCGATGGGGCGGCTGCGGATGCGTAACTTCGAAGCCGTGGTCGATGAGTTGTTCCGCACTAAACGGTACACGTCTTACGTGCGCGGGTTTTTGCTGGCTGGCTTCGCGATCATTTTCTTGTCCCCAACCGTGCTGGTGGTGCTGGTGGGCGCGTGGGCGTCTTCCGCAGGTTTGGTTACGATCGGGGCGGTCACTACCGTGGCGATGTACGCGATGGGCCTGCGTTCCCCACTGATCCAGTCCGTATTTTTGATTGATACGCTGCAGTCTTCCTTTGTTTCTTTGTCCCGTATTTTTGGTGTCGGTGAGGTTCCCGCTGACCGTCACCCGAGCGGCCAGAAGCCCGACTCGGTGCAGATTTGCGCCCACGATGTCAGCTATGAGTACCGGGAGGGGAAACCGGTTTTGCACAGCGTGAGCTTGGATCTCAAGCCGGGGGAGACCTTGGCAATAGTGGGGCCGTCTGGGGCGGGTAAATCTACGCTGGGGCGGATGCTCGCGGGGATTCACCCACCGACCTCTGGGTCTGTGACTGTGGGTGGGGTGCCGCTGGTGGATCTGGAGCAAGAGGATCTGCATAAGAACGTTATTTTGGTGACGCAGGAGCACCATGTGTTCACTGGGACGCTGCGTGATAACTTGACGCTGGCCCTGCCGGACGCGTCGGATGAGCAGTTGGAAGACGCGTTGCGGGCCGTGGATGCGTGGGGTTGGGTGGAGTCCCTGGGTGGTTTGGATACTGCTGTGGGGGCGTCTGCGCAAGAACTTACTCCGGCGCAGGCGCAGCAGGTGGCGTTGGCACGCATTGTGCTGATGGATCCGCACACGCTGATTTTGGATGAGGCCACGTCGCTGATGGACCCAACGGCGGCGCGCAGTTTGGAGTCCGCACTGTCGCGCGTGCTGGCGGGCAGAACCGTGATTGCGATTGCACACCGGCTGTACACCGCGCACGATGCGGACCGGGTGGCCGTGATGATTGACGGGAAGATTGAGGAACTGGGCACGCATGAGGACCTGGTGGCGCGCGGCGGCGAGTACGCCTCCCTGTGGCACGCCTGGCAACACGCGTAG
- the guaA gene encoding glutamine-hydrolyzing GMP synthase — MSEVQTGAQRPVLVVDFGAQYAQLIARRVREANAYSEIVPHTMPAQQMLQKQPAAIIFSGGPASVYAQGAPSIDKDLFEAGVPILGICYGFQLMAASLGGKVGRTGTREYGHTTTQVTGGSQILGAGGEQTVWMSHGDAVQEAPVGFTVTASTEQTPVAAFEDADRGFYGVQWHPEVAHTQQGQAQLVAFLDAVGVERSWTSTSIIDDQVAKIRAQVGDKRVICGLSGGVDSSVAAALVHKAVGDQLTCIFVDHGLLRQGEREQVERDYASSMGIRVVTVDETDRFLGALAGVSDPEQKRKIIGREFIRSFEDAQRKLVSEAGESGEEVKFLVQGTLYPDVVESGGGEGAANIKSHHNVGGLPEDLDFDLIEPLRALFKDEVRAVGLELGVPENIVWRQPFPGPGLGIRIIGEVTRERLAVLRAADAIVREELTNAGLDREIWQCPVVLLANVRSVGVQGDGRTYGHPIVLRPVSSQDAMTADWSRLPFELLARISNRITNTVEDVNRVVLDVTSKPPATIEWE, encoded by the coding sequence GTGAGTGAAGTTCAAACTGGCGCTCAGCGCCCTGTGCTTGTTGTTGATTTCGGTGCCCAATACGCCCAGTTGATTGCGCGGCGTGTTCGAGAGGCGAATGCGTATTCAGAGATTGTGCCGCACACGATGCCGGCGCAGCAGATGCTGCAGAAGCAGCCGGCGGCGATTATTTTTTCGGGTGGTCCAGCTTCCGTGTACGCCCAGGGTGCGCCCAGTATTGATAAGGATTTGTTTGAGGCGGGCGTGCCGATCCTCGGGATCTGCTATGGGTTCCAGTTGATGGCGGCTTCGCTCGGAGGGAAGGTGGGGCGCACCGGAACTCGCGAGTATGGGCATACGACCACGCAGGTCACGGGCGGTTCTCAGATCCTTGGGGCTGGCGGCGAGCAGACCGTGTGGATGAGCCATGGCGACGCGGTGCAGGAGGCACCGGTTGGGTTCACGGTGACGGCTTCTACCGAGCAGACACCGGTGGCGGCGTTTGAGGATGCTGACCGCGGTTTTTATGGGGTGCAGTGGCATCCGGAGGTGGCGCACACCCAGCAGGGGCAGGCGCAGCTGGTGGCGTTCTTGGATGCCGTTGGGGTAGAGCGGAGTTGGACCTCCACTTCGATTATCGATGACCAGGTTGCGAAGATCCGCGCGCAGGTGGGTGATAAACGCGTGATTTGTGGCCTGTCGGGCGGCGTGGATTCCTCTGTTGCTGCCGCGTTGGTGCACAAGGCTGTGGGAGATCAGCTGACGTGTATTTTTGTGGATCACGGCCTGTTGCGCCAGGGGGAGCGCGAGCAGGTGGAGCGTGATTACGCGTCTTCGATGGGGATCCGCGTGGTCACGGTAGATGAGACGGACCGGTTCTTGGGTGCGCTCGCGGGGGTGAGTGATCCGGAGCAGAAACGCAAAATTATTGGCCGGGAGTTTATCCGTTCGTTTGAGGATGCGCAGCGCAAGCTGGTTTCTGAAGCGGGGGAGTCCGGTGAAGAAGTGAAGTTTTTGGTACAGGGCACGTTGTACCCGGATGTGGTGGAGTCCGGTGGCGGTGAGGGCGCTGCGAATATTAAGTCGCACCACAACGTGGGTGGTTTGCCTGAGGATTTGGATTTCGATCTTATTGAGCCGCTGCGAGCCTTGTTTAAGGATGAGGTGCGTGCGGTTGGTTTGGAACTGGGGGTGCCGGAGAATATTGTGTGGCGCCAGCCGTTCCCCGGCCCTGGGCTTGGGATCCGGATTATTGGTGAGGTTACGCGTGAGCGTTTAGCTGTGTTACGGGCGGCAGATGCGATTGTGCGTGAGGAGTTGACGAACGCGGGGCTGGACCGTGAGATTTGGCAGTGCCCCGTGGTGTTGCTGGCGAACGTGCGTTCGGTGGGGGTGCAGGGGGATGGCCGGACATATGGGCACCCGATTGTGTTGCGTCCAGTGTCGTCGCAAGATGCGATGACGGCGGATTGGTCGCGCCTGCCGTTCGAGTTGCTGGCCCGGATTTCTAACCGGATAACGAACACGGTGGAGGACGTGAACCGGGTAGTGCTCGACGTCACGAGCAAGCCCCCGGCCACGATTGAATGGGAGTAA
- a CDS encoding L-ribulose-5-phosphate 4-epimerase, whose product MLLNYSSEVIDKIEKTKQVVATLHAELPRWGLVVWTAGNVSQRVVVGAEPSVDDLLVIKPSGVSYDELTPDAMVVCNLNGELVEGSKSPSSDTAAHAYVYAHMPNVGGVVHTHSTYATAWAARGEEIPCALTMMADEFGGPIPVGTFAIIGDDSIGRGIVETLKDHRSPAVLMQNHGPFTIGEDARAAVKAAVMTEEVARTVHIARSAGNLIPVPPEAIDRLYDRYQNVYGQ is encoded by the coding sequence ATTTTGCTGAACTATTCATCGGAAGTAATCGATAAAATCGAAAAAACAAAACAGGTCGTGGCCACGCTACACGCGGAACTACCCAGGTGGGGGCTTGTCGTTTGGACCGCAGGTAATGTGAGCCAACGCGTAGTGGTCGGCGCCGAACCCAGTGTGGACGACCTGCTGGTAATTAAACCTTCCGGCGTCAGCTACGACGAGCTCACTCCAGACGCAATGGTGGTGTGCAACTTGAACGGAGAGCTGGTGGAAGGCAGCAAGAGTCCCTCATCTGACACCGCTGCCCACGCCTACGTTTACGCACACATGCCGAACGTGGGTGGGGTCGTGCACACGCACTCCACGTACGCGACCGCGTGGGCAGCGCGGGGAGAAGAGATTCCGTGCGCACTCACGATGATGGCGGACGAGTTCGGCGGACCAATTCCCGTTGGCACGTTCGCAATAATCGGTGACGACTCGATTGGACGCGGCATCGTGGAAACCCTTAAAGATCACCGCTCCCCCGCTGTCCTCATGCAAAATCACGGACCGTTCACAATTGGCGAAGACGCGCGGGCAGCGGTTAAAGCCGCGGTGATGACCGAAGAAGTGGCTCGCACCGTCCACATTGCACGCAGCGCTGGCAACCTAATTCCAGTTCCACCCGAGGCAATCGACCGGCTCTACGACCGATACCAAAACGTGTACGGGCAGTAA
- a CDS encoding substrate-binding domain-containing protein: MAVGSFLFGPTHTLTTIEQAARKRNYATLLATVKEDSQTEFLRVVNTFLQRSVDVIIVIAARERTWRYAAELDCKTPIVMVGGQAQNVRNMSYVSVDQAQGARLAVRHLSRLGHKKIAVIAGPSNWTDAQLRLAAAKDEVGRLGMSATYKYGDWSAQSGFEIGIDLASTIDESGITAAFAANDHMALGMLSAFYKCGVSVPSDVSVVGFDNVPESAYYTPALTTIAQDFEQLGVAVLEKSLDLLESSNISHTLVPAVLVVRESTKRRSKQGQK, from the coding sequence GTGGCAGTTGGGTCATTTCTTTTCGGCCCCACTCACACTCTCACGACCATTGAACAAGCTGCCCGAAAACGCAACTATGCAACCTTGCTGGCTACCGTAAAAGAAGATTCGCAAACTGAGTTCCTCAGAGTGGTGAACACGTTCTTACAGCGTTCCGTAGACGTGATAATCGTTATTGCGGCCAGAGAGCGCACGTGGAGATATGCTGCTGAGCTCGATTGCAAGACGCCCATCGTCATGGTTGGTGGGCAGGCGCAGAACGTGCGGAACATGAGTTACGTTAGCGTAGACCAGGCGCAGGGAGCCAGGCTGGCTGTGCGGCATCTGAGTCGGTTGGGGCACAAAAAAATAGCGGTTATCGCTGGGCCCTCGAACTGGACGGACGCACAACTTCGATTAGCTGCAGCGAAAGATGAAGTTGGTCGACTAGGGATGTCAGCCACTTACAAATACGGAGATTGGAGTGCGCAATCGGGTTTCGAAATCGGCATCGATTTGGCTTCCACAATAGATGAAAGTGGGATTACCGCAGCGTTTGCTGCCAACGACCACATGGCCTTGGGAATGCTATCGGCCTTCTATAAGTGCGGGGTTAGTGTTCCCTCTGACGTGTCCGTGGTGGGCTTTGATAACGTGCCAGAAAGTGCCTACTACACGCCCGCACTAACTACTATCGCTCAAGATTTCGAGCAACTTGGGGTAGCAGTACTTGAAAAATCTCTAGACCTACTGGAAAGCTCAAACATCTCACACACGCTCGTGCCTGCCGTGCTGGTGGTCCGAGAGTCTACAAAACGTCGGTCTAAACAAGGACAAAAGTAG
- the araA gene encoding L-arabinose isomerase: protein MQNPFENKEIWFLTGSQFLYGKETLDQVAEQSKTIAQTLDNAQQIPLKIVWKPVLTTSDDIQRTILEAENNERVVGLIAWMHTFSPAKMWVRGLEALHTPLLHLHTQIDQKMPWSRMDMDFMNLNQAAHGDREFGYILTRMGIARTTVVGHYTDTAVHDEIATWARAIIGWDEARNLKLVRFGDNMRNVAVTEGDKTEAEIRFGTSVNTWGVNDLVAQINQVEEADVDALIQQYLDLYDVAPELKPEGKRHESLRYAARQEIALRTFLDKQGAKAFTDTFEDLGELKQLPGLAVQRLMADGYGFGAEGDWKTAILIRLAKVMGYGLDGGASLMEDYSYNLVRGDEKNLGAHMLEVCPSLTVDKPKLEIHPLGIGDREDPVRLVFTASPSAGVVVALSDIRDRFRMVANKVEVVNPDEPLPILPVARAVWKPLPDFQTATRCWLASGAAHHTVMSTQVGLDVWKMFARIAGIEFAAIDEHTQVDAFEDQLRWNNVFYRIQQSL, encoded by the coding sequence ATGCAGAACCCATTTGAAAACAAGGAAATCTGGTTCCTAACCGGCAGCCAATTCTTGTACGGTAAAGAAACCTTGGATCAGGTGGCCGAGCAGTCCAAAACCATCGCCCAGACCCTGGATAACGCGCAGCAGATTCCGCTTAAAATCGTGTGGAAACCGGTGCTCACCACGTCGGATGACATTCAGCGCACCATTCTTGAAGCCGAAAACAACGAGCGCGTAGTGGGACTAATCGCGTGGATGCACACTTTCTCGCCCGCCAAAATGTGGGTTCGTGGCCTTGAGGCACTGCACACCCCACTGCTGCACCTGCACACGCAGATCGACCAGAAGATGCCGTGGTCGCGCATGGACATGGACTTCATGAACCTAAACCAGGCGGCCCACGGCGACCGGGAGTTCGGCTACATCCTCACCCGCATGGGCATTGCCCGCACCACCGTGGTTGGCCACTACACGGACACCGCTGTGCACGACGAGATCGCCACCTGGGCGCGCGCCATCATCGGTTGGGATGAAGCCCGGAACCTCAAACTAGTACGGTTTGGCGACAACATGCGTAACGTGGCCGTAACAGAAGGGGATAAGACGGAAGCGGAAATCCGGTTCGGCACCTCCGTCAACACCTGGGGTGTTAACGATCTGGTAGCACAAATCAACCAGGTCGAAGAAGCGGACGTTGATGCGTTAATACAGCAGTACCTAGACCTTTACGACGTGGCGCCAGAACTGAAACCCGAAGGTAAACGCCACGAGTCCTTGCGTTACGCCGCCCGGCAAGAAATAGCGCTGCGCACGTTCCTGGATAAGCAAGGGGCGAAAGCGTTTACAGATACTTTTGAGGATCTTGGTGAACTCAAACAACTACCCGGCCTGGCGGTGCAGCGGCTCATGGCGGACGGCTACGGTTTCGGAGCGGAAGGGGATTGGAAAACCGCGATTCTGATCCGCTTAGCGAAAGTGATGGGATACGGGTTAGACGGCGGCGCATCCTTGATGGAGGACTACTCGTACAATCTGGTGCGCGGGGACGAGAAAAACCTGGGTGCACACATGCTAGAAGTCTGCCCAAGCCTGACGGTGGATAAACCGAAACTGGAGATCCACCCGCTCGGCATTGGAGACCGCGAAGACCCGGTGCGGCTAGTATTCACTGCTTCCCCATCAGCTGGGGTTGTGGTTGCTCTATCGGATATTCGTGACCGGTTCCGCATGGTTGCGAACAAGGTGGAGGTAGTGAACCCAGACGAGCCACTGCCGATTCTGCCGGTGGCGCGCGCGGTGTGGAAACCGCTGCCGGATTTCCAGACTGCAACCCGCTGCTGGCTCGCTTCCGGCGCAGCCCACCACACGGTGATGAGCACGCAAGTGGGGCTAGACGTGTGGAAAATGTTCGCCCGAATCGCCGGGATTGAGTTCGCCGCGATTGACGAACACACTCAGGTCGATGCGTTCGAAGACCAGTTGCGTTGGAACAACGTGTTCTACCGCATCCAACAATCGCTCTAG
- a CDS encoding ABC transporter transmembrane domain-containing protein codes for MSTPVKIARQPRRWPKFLQVDKKQAQDLPTTAGGVLWTLAKENRVPLILGSIANSINYISMALVPMGLGKLLDSGLEKGFGVHMLPWTFGLIGIVMMTGVGSAITQLTDIAGWMSGPVLGGKSVAARTSKRGRSITQKIAPGDIVTTITSDTDYVGALFAFIPAIVAAVTSTAVVAYLMLKTSVILGLVVLIGLPLVIIGLACVVPVLQRRQMWQREARGVLTNLGADSVAGLRILRGIGGEDEFHSRYTKQSRVVRDRGITVAAFQAILDTSRAAAPSAFTIIVVAIAAMMVYDGELSAGHLVAFYGYTTFLSSPLNAATNTIQVGTRAWVGAKKIAHLHQIESRINSRGEKRVDWPAADLVDEATGTRVEPGKITALVAVDPDDSARVATRLTRVDDEDCVRYAGVDAREIPVSNIRENLVLSGAKAQLFVGTLRDAILGPRAQQAPARPLWRIITDYVHSEGKEPQAHYSRQAVDDAVMHALWVADGEDIAGSLAGGLDGHLTEKGRSLSGGQRQRVALARAIYTDATALVLIEPTSAVDSHTEARIASRIASERKGRTTLIVSESPLVLEQCDEVIVLDETGQRALGRGTHSELSAREDAAGRTYRRIAQRATGVEQ; via the coding sequence TTGAGTACCCCCGTGAAGATCGCCCGCCAACCCCGGCGCTGGCCCAAGTTCCTCCAGGTAGATAAAAAACAGGCCCAAGACCTACCCACAACTGCGGGTGGGGTGCTGTGGACGCTCGCGAAAGAAAACCGCGTGCCCCTAATTTTGGGTTCGATTGCGAACTCAATCAACTACATTTCCATGGCGCTCGTGCCAATGGGTCTGGGGAAGCTACTGGATTCGGGGTTAGAGAAAGGTTTTGGCGTCCACATGCTGCCGTGGACGTTTGGGCTGATTGGGATCGTGATGATGACCGGGGTGGGCAGTGCGATCACCCAGCTGACGGACATCGCCGGGTGGATGAGCGGCCCCGTGCTGGGCGGTAAATCTGTTGCCGCGCGCACGTCTAAACGCGGCCGGTCTATTACCCAAAAAATAGCGCCCGGCGACATCGTTACCACAATCACGTCGGACACGGACTACGTGGGCGCCTTATTTGCCTTTATTCCCGCGATTGTGGCGGCCGTAACTTCCACCGCTGTGGTGGCGTACCTAATGCTGAAAACATCAGTGATCTTAGGGCTCGTGGTGCTGATTGGGTTGCCGCTAGTGATTATCGGCCTGGCGTGCGTGGTGCCAGTTTTGCAGCGCCGCCAGATGTGGCAGCGTGAGGCCCGTGGGGTACTCACAAACTTGGGGGCCGACTCGGTGGCGGGCCTGCGGATTCTGCGTGGTATTGGCGGGGAGGACGAGTTCCACAGTCGGTACACGAAACAGTCCCGGGTGGTGCGTGACCGGGGAATAACGGTGGCGGCTTTCCAAGCGATTTTGGATACGTCGCGGGCAGCGGCGCCGAGCGCGTTTACAATTATTGTGGTGGCGATCGCCGCGATGATGGTCTACGACGGCGAACTTTCGGCCGGTCACCTGGTTGCGTTCTACGGTTACACCACGTTCCTGTCGAGCCCCTTGAACGCGGCTACGAACACGATCCAGGTGGGCACGCGCGCCTGGGTGGGGGCGAAGAAGATCGCGCACCTGCACCAGATTGAATCGCGCATTAACTCGCGCGGCGAAAAGCGGGTTGACTGGCCGGCAGCTGATTTGGTTGATGAGGCCACTGGAACCCGCGTGGAACCGGGTAAAATCACCGCGTTGGTGGCGGTTGATCCGGACGATTCCGCGCGTGTGGCGACGCGCTTAACCCGGGTCGATGACGAAGACTGCGTGCGGTACGCGGGCGTGGATGCCCGCGAAATCCCGGTGTCGAATATTCGCGAAAACCTGGTGCTCTCTGGCGCTAAAGCACAGTTGTTCGTCGGCACGTTGCGCGACGCGATCTTGGGGCCCCGGGCCCAGCAGGCTCCTGCCCGGCCCCTGTGGCGCATCATCACTGACTACGTGCATTCGGAAGGGAAGGAACCGCAAGCGCACTACAGCCGCCAAGCCGTGGATGACGCCGTGATGCACGCCCTGTGGGTGGCGGACGGAGAAGACATCGCCGGCTCCCTCGCCGGTGGACTGGATGGCCATCTCACGGAAAAAGGCCGGTCCCTCTCGGGTGGGCAGCGCCAACGTGTGGCCCTCGCTCGCGCTATCTACACGGACGCCACCGCACTGGTTTTGATTGAACCGACTTCCGCGGTGGATTCGCACACGGAGGCACGCATTGCCTCAAGAATCGCAAGCGAACGCAAGGGGAGAACCACGCTGATCGTATCTGAATCCCCACTCGTGCTGGAACAGTGTGACGAAGTGATCGTGCTGGACGAAACGGGGCAGCGGGCATTGGGACGCGGTACGCACAGCGAGTTAAGTGCGCGCGAAGACGCGGCGGGACGCACGTATAGACGGATCGCGCAACGAGCTACGGGGGTGGAACAATGA